The Primulina huaijiensis isolate GDHJ02 chromosome 12, ASM1229523v2, whole genome shotgun sequence genome has a window encoding:
- the LOC140989953 gene encoding ATPase family AAA domain-containing protein At1g05910-like, giving the protein MYSKRSVQGDGPDSRPVRTSDRLKTRPKFCSRKYLYYTPTTILRTKRKRTKTRTAAAQIAKMLRPGNHPLRSSNANSSATNLRRSTRTRRVPMSHVEYTDSSGTEDNDLMIPRFHRATKRMNNNSARQDELTPRREGLRPRRGGPKARREVDSREALSMESDEEQSSSEEKMGDDVPENANDMEDGDDAEGEDEGAGEDDGEDGEEDGDDEEGEEQEGRRRYDLRNRADVRRLSIEESKRRPSSPRRILHQGMGSKVGRDGRRGGSRVHKRHRMTRADDSDDSLLVDELDQGPPIPWGRGGGRSGAPWLLGGLDLHGMTAWGLNNAASGWVHQNDSLSNLTSGIQTAGPSSKGGADIQPVQIDEHVSFNDIGGLSGYIDALKEMVFFPLLYPDFFASYNITPPRGVLLCGPPGTGKTLIARALACAASKAGQKVSFYMRKGADVLSKWVGEAERQLKLLFEEAQKNQPSIIFFDEIDGLAPVRSSKQEQIHNSIVSTLLALMDGLDSRGQVVLIGATNRVDAIDGALRRPGRFDREFNFPLPGCEARAEILDIHTRKWKQPPSMELKLELAASCVGYCGADLKALCTEAAIRAFRERYPQVYTSDDKFLIDIDSVRVDKYHFVEAMSTITPAAHRGSIVNSRPLSPVVASCLQRHLQKVMSTISDIFPAVTVSSEVTKLSMLSYGSSISLVYRPKLLLCGDDGVGLDHIGPAVLHELEKFPVHSLALPSLLSDPGAKTPEEALVHVFGEARRTMPSILYLPQFHLWWESAHDLLRAVLRSLMEELPSDLPVLLFGTSSTSLAEICDSSSSIFSERNVLHLTAPSSEDRSLFFDRLIEAALSVQSEDVIKNSLRSEGLPELVKAPKVDPGPKASELRAKAETQGHALRRLRMCFRDVCNRILYDKRFSVFHYPVMDEDAPNYRAIIQNPMDMATLLQHVDSGKYITCKAFLEDFDLILTNAKKYNGDDYNGARIVSRAHELRDAVHGMLSQMDPSLVAFCDKIADEGGPISLPDDTGEVALPQTPVVQMTAVTRASARLRNVQPEVNLDQGYEGFKRPKKHIDASHAEEGSQLDSVSPKSSQNTEVNGIVQHQHQNSVADGSLRESIDCDAGDVSRDISMTDGEISYRIESIKNMLVVRSKDYSIPQLERLYTRMIKGVFETKSRAKVEDLKASIISFLLEFAEDPSRF; this is encoded by the exons ATGTATTCCAAAAGATCGGTACAAGGGGATGGACCTGATTCAAGGCCAGTTCGTACAAGTGACAGGCTTAAAACTAGGCCGAAGTTTTGTAGTCGCAAATACTTGTATTATACTCCTACCACTATCTTGCGAACTAAGAGGAAAAGGACTAAAACAAGGACAGCAGCTGCACAGATAGCAAAGATGTTGCGTCCTGGAAATCACCCATTGCGATCATCAAATGCCAAT TCATCTGCTACCAATCTTCGGCGCTCTACTAGGACAAGGAGGGTTCCGATGAGTCATGTAGAGTACACAGATAGTTCTGGAACAGAGGACAATGATTTAATG ATTCCTAGATTTCACAGAGCTACTAAACGAATGAACAATAATAGTGCCAGGCAAGATGAATTGACCCCTCGTCGTGAAGGACTTAGACCTCGTCGGGGTGGACCTAAAGCTCGACGAGAAGTAGATTCTAGGGAAGCGTTAAGCATGGAATCTGATGAGGAACAGAGTTCATCCGAGGAGAAAATGGGAGACGATGTTCCAGAAAATGCAAATGATATGGAGGATGGTGATGATGCAGAGGGTGAAGATGAAGGTGCTGGTGAGGATGATGGTGAGGATGGGGAAGAAGATGGTGATGATGAAGAAGGTGAAGAGCAAGAAGGTAGACGACGGTATGATCTCCGAAATCGAGCAGATGTTCGCAGGCTTTCTATTGAGGAGAGTAAACGTAGGCCAAGCTCTCCAAGAAGAATACTGCATCAAGGAATGGGAAGCAAAGTGGGTAGAGATGGGAGAAGAGGTGGGTCACGAGTTCACAAACGTCATCGCATGACACGAGCTGATGATTCTGATGATTCCCTTCTAGTGGATGAGCTTGATCAAGGTCCTCCAATACCCTGGGGGAGAGGTGGCGGGAGATCTGGAGCGCCTTGGTTGCTTGGGGGACTAGACTTGCATGGAATGACAGCCTGGGGATTGAATAATGCTGCATCTGGTTGGGTTCATCAAAATGATAGCCTTTCTAATTTGACTTCCGGTATTCAAACAGCTGGTCCTAGTTCCAAAGGAGGGGCTGATATTCAGCCTGTACAAATTGATGAGCAtgtgagttttaatgatataggTGGTCTCTCTGGATATATTGATGCTCTGAAGGAAATGGTGTTCTTCCCTCTTTTATATCCAGACTTTTTTGCAAGCTACAACATTACCCCGCCCAGGGGTGTCTTGCTATGTGGTCCTCCTGGCACAGGGAAAACATTGATTGCAAGAGCATTGGCTTGTGCTGCTTCAAAAGCAGGGCAGAAAGTAAGTTTTTATATGAGAAAGGGTGCTGATGTGCTGAGCAAATGGGTTGGTGAAGCTGAAAGACAATTGAAACTGTTATTTGAAGAAGCTCAAAAAAATCAGCCTTCAATAATTTTCTTTGATGAGATAGACGGGCTTGCTCCTGTTCGGTCCAGTAAACAAGAGCAAATTCATAATTCTATTGTCTCAACTTTACTAGCCTTAATGGATGGCCTAGATTCTCGTGGGCAAGTAGTCTTGATTGGAGCGACCAACAGGGTTGATGCCATCGATGGAGCCTTGAGGCGCCCTGGGAGATTTGATCGTGAGTTCAATTTCCCCTTACCTGGCTGTGAAGCGCGAGCTGAAATATTGGACATACATACTCGTAAGTGGAAGCAACCTCCTTCAATGGAGCTAAAGTTGGAGCTTGCAGCCAGTTGTGTGGGATACTGTGGAGCTGATTTAAAGGCTTTATGTACTGAAGCTGCCATTCGTGCTTTTCGTGAAAGATATCCACAGGTTTACACAAGCGATGATAAGTTCTTGATTGACATTGATTCAGTAAGGGTGGATAAGTATCACTTTGTCGAAGCGATGTCCACGATCACTCCTGCTGCTCATAGAGGCTCCATTGTGAACTCTAGGCCCCTATCTCCTGTTGTGGCATCCTGTTTACAAAGACATCTTCAGAAAGTCATGAGTACTATTTCTGACATTTTCCCTGCTGTAACAGTTTCATCAGAAGTCACCAAGCTTTCTATGCTTTCCTATGGCTCTTCAATTTCCCTTGTCTATCGACCTAAGCTTTTACTTTGTGGCGATGATGGTGTTGGACTG GATCATATAGGGCCTGCGGTTTTACATGAATTAGAGAAATTTCCAGTGCATTCTCTTGCATTGCCTTCTTTACTTTCTGATCCTGGGGCCAAAACTCCCGAGGAAGCACTGGTGCATGTTTTTGGTGAAGCCAGAAGAACTATGCCATCAATACTCTATCTGCCTCAATTTCACTTGTGGTGGGAGAGT GCTCACGATCTACTTAGGGCTGTACTTCGATCGCTGATGGAAGAATTACCGTCAGACTTGCCTGTATTACTGTTTGGAACATCCTCAACGTCACTTGCTGAGATATGTGATAGTTCATCCTCAATATTCTCTGAACGCAATGT TTTGCATTTAACGGCACCATCTTCCGAAGACAGATCTCTGTTCTTTGATCGGCTCATTGAAGCTGCATTGTCAGTTCAATCTGAGGATGTAATAAAAAATTCTCTTAGATCCGAGGGTCTTCCTGAACTTGTGAAAGCACCAAAAGTCGATCCTGGACCAAAGGCCTCTGAATTGAGAGCAAAAGCTGAAACTCAGGGACATGCACTTCGTCGACTGCGCATGTGCTTTCGTGATGTTTGCAATCG GATACTATATGATAAGCGCTTTAGTGTCTTCCATTATCCGGTGATGGATGAAGATGCACCAAATTATCGTGCAATAATCCAGAATCCCATGGACATGGCCACTTTGCTGCAGCATGTTGACAGTGGAAAATATATCACTTGTAAAGCCTTCCTTGAGGACTTCGATCTCATTTTAACTAATGCCAAG AAATACAATGGAGATGATTACAATGGGGCAAGGATTGTCAGCAGAGCTCATGAACTTCGAGATGCA GTGCATGGTATGCTATCCCAGATGGACCCCTCCCTGGTTGCATTTTGTGACAAAATCGCTGATGAAGGAGGTCCCATCTCCCTGCCTGATGATACAGGGGAAGTTGCACTCCCACAAACTCCAGTTGTCCAGATGACGGCTGTGACTAGGGCTAGTGCACGTCTTCGTAATGTCCAGCCCGAAGTTAATCTAGATCAAGGCTATGAAGGGTTCAAAAGACCTAAAAAACATATAGATGCATCTCATGCAG AAGAGGGATCACAGCTTGACTCGGTTTCACCAAAATCATCGCAAAATACTGAAGTGAATGGAATAGTTCAGCACCAACATCAAAATTCAGTTGCAGATGGCAGCCTGCGTGAAAGTATCGATTGCGACGCTGGAGATGTCTCCCGGGACATTTCCATGACTGATGGAGAGATTTCCTATCGAATCGAGTCAATCAAGAATATGCTTGTGGTGCGGTCAAAAGATTACAGCATTCCACAGCTTGAGAGACTTTACACTCGCATGATTAAAGGtgtttttgaaacaaaaagtaGGGCTAAGGTCGAAGATCTCAAGGCGTCAATTATAAGTTTTTTGTTAGAGTTTGCCGAAGATCCATCTAGGTTTTAG
- the LOC140990670 gene encoding uncharacterized protein, whose protein sequence is MATQPSPYLSLQILTIFLSFFHHSMCMTIETQALLKFKTQLIDPLNYLDSWKDSDSGSPCKFYGITCDQETGFVTEISLDNKSLSGVISPSLSVLQSLTSLVLPSNLISGIIPSEFQNLTNLRVFNLSDNNMNGTIPDLSNLIKLESLDLSGNYFSGAFPAWVGNLTGLVSLGLGENDYDDGKIPERLGNLKKLYWLYLAGSNLRGEIPDSIFELDALGSLDICQNKISGNFPSSIYKLKNLFKIELYGNDLTGEIPAGLANLTLLQEFDISDNQMHGSIPHEIGNLRKLTVFHLFKNNFSGEIPVGFGDMQHLFAISLYKNSFSGEFPQNLGRFSPLNSIDISENKFSGAFPRYLCQNENLQNLLALNNDFSGDFPDSYAGCNPLQRLRVNQNGLNGTIPDGVWSLPNVQVMDFSDNYFTGGISSGIGDSKNLNELTLSNNGFSGEIPKELGQLVLLERVILNNNRFSGKIPSELGALEQINSLQLEENEFTGTIPSELAGCPRLVNINLAWNSLSGEIPDSFSNMVSLNSLNLSRNLLSGPIPRNLDKLKLSAIDLSNNQLSGTVPSDLLAVAGDGAFLGNKGLCIDDEKNTGRLINTDLGLCHGKSGHKNFIKSKLVMLCIVLFALAIILVGLLLVSYKSFKQNEADMDNRVDVDNEKRSNWKLESFQQVEFEVDEICKLDEDNLIGRGSSGKVYRLDLKKGCGTVAVKQLWKGNGVKLMAAEMEILGKIRHRNILKLLACLTKEGSNFLVFEYMENGNLFQALHREIKVGRPELDWFQRYRVALGTAKGIAYLHHDYSPPIIHRDIKTTNILLDEDYEAKIADFGVAKVAELVSPRGSNVSCFAGTHGYMAPEMAYSLKATEKIDIYSYGVVLLELVTGKRPIEEEYGEGKDLVYWVSAHLNNRENVLKILDSKVVTELVQDDMIKVLKIATLCIAKLPNLRPNMKEVVKMLIDAEPCTLRSPDSFEKYDEKPFLSG, encoded by the exons ATGGCCACACAACCGAGTCCCTATCTTTCCCTCCAAATTCTAACCATTTTCTTGTCGTTTTTCCATCATTCCATGTGCATGACTATAGAGACGCAAGCCTTACTCAAATTCAAAACACAGCTCATTGATCCCTTGAACTACTTGGATTCATGGAAAGATTCGGATTCAGGTTCCCCTTGCAAATTCTATGGAATCACTTGTGATCAAGAAACCGGTTTCGTAACGGAGATTTCTCTTGATAATAAGTCCTTGTCAGGGGTGATATCCCCCTCACTTTCTGTGCTACAAAGCCTCACTTCTTTGGTTTTACCATCTAACCTTATATCTGGAATCATTCCAAGCGAATTTCAAAATCTTACGAATCTCAGAGTTTTTAATCTCTCGGATAACAATATGAATGGCACAATACCGGACTTGTCGAATCTGATCAAGTTGGAGAGCCTTGATTTGTCGGGGAATTATTTCTCCGGTGCATTCCCGGCTTGGGTTGGAAATTTGACTGGCTTAGTTTCATTAGGCCTCGGTGAGAACGATTACGATGATGGCAAAATTCCAGAGAGACTTGGGAATTTGAAAAAATTGTATTGGCTTTATTTAGCTGGTTCCAATTTGAGGGGGGAGATCCCAGATTCTATATTTGAGTTGGATGCATTGGGAAGTTTGGATATATGCCAGAATAAGATATCTGGGAATTTTCCGAGCTCGATATACAAGTTGAAGAATTTATTCAAGATTGAGCTCTATGGGAACGATTTGACTGGTGAAATTCCAGCAGGACTTGCAAATTTGACCCTCTTACAGGAATTCGATATATCTGATAATCAAATGCATGGGTCTATTCCACATGAGATTGGAAACTTGAGAAAATTAACGGTTTTTCATCTGTTCAAGAATAACTTCTCTGGAGAAATACCCGTGGGATTTGGGGATATGCAGCACCTTTTTGCCATTTCTCTTTACAAGAACAGTTTTTCGGGGGAATTTCCGCAAAATCTTGGCCGTTTTTCACCATTGAATAGTATTGACATATCTGAGAACAAATTCTCTGGTGCATTCCCGAGATACCTGTGTCAAAATGAGAATTTGCAGAATTTGCTTGCTTTGAATAACGATTTCTCCGGGGATTTTCCGGATTCCTATGCTGGATGTAATCCTTTGCAAAGATTGAGGGTCAATCAAAACGGGCTTAATGGGACTATTCCAGATGGAGTGTGGTCACTTCCTAATGTACAAGTGATGGATTTTAGTGATAACTATTTCACTGGAGGGATTTCATCAGGCATCGGAGATTCGAAGAATTTGAACGAGTTAACGCTGTCAAACAATGGATTCTCTGGTGAGATACCTAAAGAACTCGGACAACTTGTGCTATTGGAACGGGTTATCTTGAACAACAACAGATTCTCAGGGAAAATTCCATCAGAACTCGGTGCTTTGGAGCAGATAAATTCTCTGCAGTTAGAAGAAAATGAGTTCACTGGGACTATACCTTCAGAATTGGCCGGCTGTCCTAGGCTTGTTAACATAAATCTTGCTTGGAATTCTCTGAGCGGTGAGATTCCCGATAGTTTCTCAAATATGGTCTCATTAAACTCTTTGAATCTTTCGAGGAACCTTCTCAGCGGCCCAATTCCAAGAAACTTGGATAAGCTAAAGTTATCAGCTATAGACCTGTCAAATAACCAGCTCTCAGGGACAGTTCCATCTGACTTATTGGCGGTCGCAGGTGACGGAGCGTTTCTTGGAAACAAAGGTCTTTGCATTGATGACGAGAAAAACACAGGACGGCTAATCAACACGGACTTGGGTCTTTGTCATGGGAAAAGCGGCCACAAGAATTTTATCAAAAGTAAACTGGTTATGTTATGTATCGTACTATTTGCACTGGCGATTATATTAGTCGGTTTATTGCTCGTGAGTTACAAGAGCTTTAAGCAAAATGAGGCTGACATGGATAACAGAGTGGATGTGGATAATGAAAAACGTTCAAACTGGAAACTCGAGAGCTTTCAACAAGTGGAGTTCGAGGTAGATGAAATATGCAAATTGGACGAGGATAATCTGATCGGGCGTGGAAGTTCTGGAAAAGTTTATCGACTGGATTTGAAGAAAGGCTGCGGAACAGTAGCCGTGAAGCAGCTATGGAAGGGAAATGGAGTGAAACTCATGGCAGCAGAAATGGAGATTCTTGGAAAGATAAGGCATAGAAACATACTAAAGCTATTAGCCTGCTTAACTAAAGAAGGTTCAAACTTCTTGGTTTTCGAGTATATGGAAAATGGCAACTTGTTTCAGGCACTTCACAGAGAAATCAAAGTCGGCAGGCCAGAACTCGATTGGTTTCAAAGATATAGGGTCGCTCTTGGCACGGCGAAAGGAATCGCCTATCTTCATCACGATTATTCCCCACCTATAATCCATCGAGACATTAAAACAACCAACATATTGCTAGATGAGGATTATGAAGCCAAGATCGCTGATTTTGGGGTCGCGAAGGTGGCTGAGCTAGTTTCTCCCAGGGGGTCTAATGTCAGTTGTTTTGCAGGCACTCATGGCTACATGGCACCAG AGATGGCATATTCACTCAAAGCAACTGAAAAGATCGACATATACAGTTACGGTGTCGTGCTGCTAGAGCTCGTTACCGGAAAAAGGCCGATAGAGGAAGAATATGGAGAAGGGAAGGACTTAGTTTACTGGGTTTCGGCTCATTTAAACAATCGAGAGAACGTACTAAAAATTCTTGATTCGAAGGTGGTCACCGAACTAGTTCAAGATGATATGATAAAGGTCTTAAAAATCGCCACTCTCTGCATCGCAAAGCTTCCAAATCTGAGGCCGAATATGAAGGAAGTGGTGAAGATGCTTATTGATGCCGAACCTTGCACCCTCAGGTCCCCGGACAGTTTCGAGAAATACGATGAGAAGCCCTTTCTGTCTGgttga
- the LOC140989957 gene encoding proteasome subunit alpha type-4, whose protein sequence is MSRRYDSRTTIFSPEGRLYQVEYAMEAIGNAGSAIGILGTDGVVLAGEKKVISKLLETSTSVEKMYKIDDHVACAVAGIMSDANILINTARLQAQRYAYAYQEPMPVEQLVQSLCDTKQGYTQFGGLRPFGVSFLFAGWDKNFGFQLYMSDPSGNFGGWKAAAIGANNQAAQSILKQDYKDDISREEAVQLAIKVLSKTMDSTSLNSEKLELAEIFLSSGKVKFQICSADKLNKLLVKAGLTQPSAEA, encoded by the coding sequence ATGTCTCGAAGATATGACAGCCGCACAACAATTTTTTCTCCAGAAGGTCGACTATACCAGGTTGAGTATGCAATGGAAGCAATTGGTAATGCCGGAAGTGCTATAGGCATTTTGGGTACGGATGGAGTCGTACTAGCTGGCGAAAAGAAAGTCATTTCCAAATTGCTTGAGACCTCCACATCAGTTGAAAAAATGTACAAGATTGATGACCATGTAGCATGTGCTGTGGCTGGAATCATGTCTGATGCCAACATTCTCATCAACACAGCCAGACTCCAGGCCCAACGATATGCATATGCTTACCAAGAACCAATGCCAGTTGAACAATTAGTTCAGTCTTTATGTGACACCAAGCAAGGTTATACACAGTTTGGGGGGCTTCGCCCCTTCGGGGTTTCATTCCTATTCGCAGGCTGGGACAAAAATTTTGGATTTCAGCTCTACATGAGCGACCCCAGTGGAAATTTCGGTGGTTGGAAGGCTGCAGCAATTGGAGCTAATAACCAGGCTGCTCAATCCATTCTCAAGCAGGATTACAAAGATGACATTTCTAGAGAAGAGGCTGTGCAGCTTGCGATAAAGGTTCTCAGCAAGACTATGGATAGCACAAGCCTGAATTCGGAAAAGCTCGAACTTGctgagatttttctctcctcTGGGAAAGTGAAGTTCCAGATATGCTCAGCTGATAAGCTCAACAAGCTGTTGGTGAAGGCAGGATTGACCCAACCTTCTGCAGAAGCCTAA
- the LOC140989956 gene encoding putative pentatricopeptide repeat-containing protein At1g17630: MEDFFFNFVGFGFMIFLPLLKNRFVSAIQFITYFSKFSYNPRSSYKTQAHLHDEVDFFNWLLSISESSNLEQPVKQIHSQVILTSLCSAFLLARLISVYSKLSLISDAQKVFASAPVDCFCNPFFWNSILRANISLSRYKETLKFYGRMRDVNIQPDGFGFPLIVRACGMKGDIKLCRSVHCHVISTGFFNNVCVSNELLVMYGEIGQMDIASKLFDRMSVRNCVSWNIMVSGFTKNFDCSSAFEMLCRMEEEGLQPNSVTWTSLLSSFARCSQNDKTWEFFVLMREKGINATAESIAVVISTCAELKVCIKGEILHGYVITAGFENYVFVRNALISMYGKNNNVENAEYLFLGLKSKSIVSWNALISSYAQAGLCDEAFSVFLRLDNSGDDLKVRSNVVTWTALINGFVSKARYRESMEIFRQMLFAQVLANAVTVASMLSVCGELSALPLGREIHGHCFRRLMDTDILVINGLINMYMKCGSVWTGHSLFLKMIYRDINSWNTMISGYGMHGFGQSAQKMFDQMLDSGIQPDEVTFVAILSAFSHSGLVAEGCALFDRMTCDFQIEPQLEHYACMVDLLGRAGLLEEASDILKSMPMEPNKPVWGALLNACKMHKNTHVAAETAPQIFNLSSEVTGSYMLLSNLYADSGRWDESAKVRLSAKTRGLRKIPGQSWIEVNKKSHAFAAGKSLNSEIEELHRVLQDLNLHMVIESRVSKGMLRTEAEVEEGYTW; this comes from the coding sequence AtggaagattttttttttaattttgtaggtTTTGGCTTCATGATCTTCCTTCCTCTTCTCAAAAATCGTTTCGTTTCCGCAATACAATTCATTACTTATTTCTCCAAATTCTCATATAACCCTCGCTCATCTTACAAAACTCAAGCACACTTACACGATGAAGTTGATTTCTTCAACTGGCTTCTCAGCATCAGCGAAAGCTCTAATCTTGAACAACCTGTTAAACAAATCCACTCACAGGTTATACTTACCTCGTTATGTTCGGCATTCTTGTTGGCTAGACTTATTTCTGTTTACTCCAAACTCTCCCTCATAAGTGATGCGCAAAAGGTGTTTGCTTCTGCTCCCGTGGATTGCTTTTGTAACCCATTTTTCTGGAACTCAATACTGCGTGCTAACATTTCCCTTTCGAGATACAAAGAAACGCTGAAGTTTTATGGCCGTATGCGTGACGTTAACATTCAGCCTGATGGGTTTGGTTTCCCGTTGATTGTAAGGGCGTGTGGGATGAAGGGCGATATAAAACTATGCAGAAGTGTTCATTGCCATGTAATAAGTACAGGCTTTTTTAATAATGTGTGTGTTAGTAATGAATTGTTGGTAATGTACGGGGAGATTGGACAGATGGATATTGCATCTAAGCTATTTGATAGAATGTCTGTGAGAAATTGTGTTTCTTGGAATATCATGGTGTCcggttttacaaaaaattttgaCTGCAGTAGTGCATTTGAGATGTTGTGTAGGATGGAGGAAGAGGGTTTGCAGCCGAATTCGGTGACATGGACCTCGTTGCTTTCAAGTTTTGCTAGGTGTAGCCAGAATGATAAGACAtgggaattttttgttttgatgagAGAAAAAGGGATTAATGCAACCGCTGAATCTATCGCTGTTGTCATATCAACATGTGCTGAATTGAAAGTATGCATTAAAGGTGAGATTTTGCATGGGTATGTAATCACCGCCGGTTTTGAGAACTATGTATTTGTGAGGAATGCACTTATAAGTATGTACGGGAAAAACAACAATGTAGAAAATGCAGAGTATTTGTTCTTAGGACTGAAGTCAAAGAGCATAGTTAGCTGGAATGCATTGATATCGTCCTATGCTCAGGCAGGATTGTGTGATGAGGCTTTTTCAGTGTTTCTTCGTTTGGACAATTCAGGAGATGATTTGAAGGTAAGATCAAATGTGGTCACTTGGACTGCTCTCATTAATGGATTTGTTTCAAAGGCTCGGTATAGAGAATCAATGGAAATTTTCCGGCAAATGCTGTTTGCTCAAGTACTGGCCAACGCTGTAACAGTTGCCAGCATGTTATCAGTTTGCGGCGAATTATCAGCACTGCCTCTCGGTAGAGAAATCCATGGCCATTGTTTCAGAAGATTAATGGATACAGACATTTTGGTGATAAATGGTCTGATTAACATGTACATGAAATGTGGTAGCGTGTGGACCGGGCATTCATTATTCTTAAAAATGATTTACAGGGACATTAATTCTTGGAATACAATGATAAGTGGGTATGGCATGCACGGATTTGGCCAAAGTGCTCAGAAAATGTTCGATCAGATGTTGGACTCTGGAATTCAGCCAGATGAAGTTACTTTTGTTGCCATTCTTTCTGCATTTAGCCACTCTGGTCTCGTTGCTGAGGGATGTGCCCTTTTTGACAGGATGACGTGTGATTTTCAAATCGAGCCTCAATTAGAACATTACGCTTGCATGGTTGATCTTTTGGGTAGAGCTGGGCTTCTGGAGGAAGCAAGTGACATTTTGAAAAGCATGCCCATGGAACCGAATAAACCTGTTTGGGGAGCCCTGTTAAATGCGTGTAAAATGCATAAGAATACACATGTTGCAGCAGAGACGGCTCCACAGATTTTTAATTTGAGTTCTGAGGTAACAGGCAGCTACATGTTGCTCTCAAATTTGTACGCTGACAGTGGAAGGTGGGACGAGTCTGCAAAGGTAAGGCTCTCAGCTAAGACAAGGGGTTTGAGGAAAATCCCCGGCCAAAGTTGGATCGAGGTGAATAAAAAGTCTCACGCATTTGCAGCTGGGAAATCTTTGAACTCGGAGATCGAGGAACTCCACAGGGTGCTTCAGGATTTGAACCTCCATATGGTTATAGAGAGTCGTGTATCCAAGGGAATGTTGAGGACAGAAGCCGAAGTTGAAGAAGGATATACTTGGTAG